A stretch of Babylonia areolata isolate BAREFJ2019XMU chromosome 23, ASM4173473v1, whole genome shotgun sequence DNA encodes these proteins:
- the LOC143297608 gene encoding uncharacterized protein LOC143297608 has protein sequence MSLRENGGGAKGRPRINTARTAIPDLCDRFADSIEDAVKDCPAGNAEERVALINHKREPSEKTRASRKKVRNDTKRIAKRCNNDYWLNICQNIQLSADCGNIRGMYDGMKKAFGPRVNKIAPLNSASGTIITDRSKQVERWAEHNQELCSRENIVTDAAVESTSNLPVMEEDFPPSEEELGKDTDSLACGKAPGKDDIPPEVIKAGKRPCNNYRGISLSIVGKAFARVALSGLQLLAEPVYPEAQCGFRAGRSTIDMVFSLRQLQEQCLEHRRPL, from the exons ATGTCTCTGAGGGAAAATGGGGGAGGCGCG AAGGGTCGGCCTCGCATCAACACTGCCAGAACAGCAATCCCAGACCTGTGCGACCGCTTTGCCGACTCCATCGAGGATGCCGTCAAAGACTGCCCTGCCGGCAATGCTGAGGAGAG AGTGGCACTCATCAACCACAAAAGAGAGCCCTCAGAGAAGACACGCGCCTCACGCAAGAAGGTCAGAAACGACACCAAACGCATCGCCAAGCGCTGCAACAACGACTACTGGCTAAACATCTGTCAGAACATCCAACTTTCCGCTGACTGCGGCAACATCCGTGGCATGTACGATGGCATGAAAAAAGCCTTCGGCCCACGCGTAAACAAGATCGCGCCACTGAATTCAGCTTCTGGCACCATTATAACAGACCGGAGCAAGCAGGTAGAGAGATGGGCGGAGCACAACCAGGAGCTCTGTTCAAGAGAAAACATTGTCACAGACGCAGCAGTGGAGAGCACCTCCAACTTACCTGTCATGGAAGAAGACTTCCCGCCCTCTGAAGAGGAACTCGGCAAGGATACTGACTCCCTCGCCTGTGGCAAAGCTCCAGGAAAAGATGACATCCCGCCTGAAGTCATCAAGGCTGGAAAAAGACCGTGCAACAACTACCGCGGAATCTCCCTCAGTATCGTTGGGAAAGCCTTTGCCCGTGTAGCCCTGAGCGGACTGCAGTTACTTGCTGAACCCGTATACCCTGAGGCACAGTGCGGGTTCAGAGCTGGAAGATCAACAATCGACATGGTCTTCTCCTTGCGACAGTTGCAGGAGCAATGCCTGGAGCATAGACGGCCACTATAA